In one Macaca nemestrina isolate mMacNem1 chromosome 2, mMacNem.hap1, whole genome shotgun sequence genomic region, the following are encoded:
- the LOC105488515 gene encoding otolin-1 → MWMFSWLCAILIILAIAGMNTIAKTTPYTKFTKKFEGREMPKGLKPSSGPPPEEETLFTEMAEMAEPITKPSALDSVFGTGTLFPFENFTLDTADFFLNCCDCCSPVPGQKGEPGETGQPGAKGDAGNLGIPGPPGVVGPQGPKGYKGEKGLKGERGDQGVPGYPGKPGAQGEPGPKGDKGNTGLGGVKGQKGSKGDTCGNCTKGEKGDQGAMGSPGLHGRPGAKGEKGEMGDKGFCGDSGERGGKGQKGEVGMKGEKGSKGDSGMEGKSGHSGLPGAKGDPGVKGEKGELGPPGLLGPTGPKGDTGSKGIRGPIGKKGFRGFKGSKGEVARVPRSAFSAALLKPFPPPNIPIKFEKVLYNDQGNYSPVTGKFNCSIPGTYVFSYHVTVRGRPARISLLAQNKKQFKSRETLYGHEIDQASLLIILKLSAGDQVWLEVSKDWNGVYVSAEDDSIFTGFLLYPEETSGISP, encoded by the exons ATGTGGATGTTTTCTTGGCTTTgtgctattttaattattttggctattgctGGCATgaacacaatagcaaagaccacACCATATACCAAATTTACGAAGAAATTTGAGGGAAGAGAGATGCCAAAGGGTCTAAAACCATCCAGTGGCCCACCTCCAGAAGAAGAAACCCTCTTCACAGAAATGGCTGAAATGGCAGAACCAATCACCAAACCCTCGGCCTTGGATTCTGTCTTTGGCACTGGCACTctctttccctttgaaaacttcACACTTGACACAGCTGATTTCTTTTTGAATTGTTGTGATTGTTGTTCACCTGTACCTGGCCAGAAAGGAGAACCTGGAGAGACTGGACAGCCag GTGCTAAAGGAGATGCTGGAAATTTGGGGATCCCAGGGCCACCAGGAGTTGTTGGGCCCCAAGGCCCTAAAGGCTACAAAGGAGAGAAAG GACTCAAAGGAGAACGTGGGGACCAAGGAGTTCCAGGATACCCAGGAAAACCTGGAGCACAAG GTGAACCTGGCCCTAAGGGAGATAAAGGAAACACTGGTTTGGGAGGAGTGAAAGGACAAAAAGGCTCCAAGGGAGACACATGTGGGAATTGTaccaaaggagaaaaaggagaccAAGGGGCTATGGGCTCACCGGGCCTGCATGGAAGGCCTGGAGCcaagggagagaagggggagatGGGGGATAAGGGCTTCTGTGGAGAttctggggagaggggaggaaaaggACAGAAAGGTGAGGTGGgtatgaaaggagaaaaaggtaGCAAAGGAGACAGTGGAATGGAAGGCAAAAGTGGCCACAGTGGTCTGCCTGGGGCCAAAGGTGATCCAGGGGttaaaggagaaaagggagagtTAGGTCCTCCTGGTCTCCTGGGACCTACTGGGCCAAAGGGTGACACTGGCAGCAAAGGGATCCGAGGCCCCATTGGGAAGAAGGGCTTTCGGGGCTTTAAAGGCTCCAAGGGTGAGGTGGCTAGAGTGCCCCGGTCGGCTTTCAGTGCTGCTTTGTTAAAGCCTTTTCCTCCTCCTAACATCCCCATCAAATTTGAAAAGGTTCTCTATAATGACCAAGGGAATTATAGTCCTGTCACTGGGAAGTTTAACTGCTCTATTCCTGGGACATATGTTTTTTCCTACCATGTTACGGTGAGGGGGCGACCTGCTCGAATCAGTCTGTTGGCCCAGAATAAGAAGCAGTTCAAGTCCAGAGAAACTCTCTATGGTCACGAAATAGATCAGGCCTCTCTCCTCATCATCTTGAAATTAAGTGCAGGAGACCAAGTCTGGCTTGAAGTGTCAAAAGATTGGAATGGGGTGTATGTCAGTGCTGAGGATGACAGCATTTTTACTGGGTTCCTTTTGTACCCAGAGGAAACTTCTGGAATTTCACCATAA